The Flavobacteriales bacterium genome includes a region encoding these proteins:
- a CDS encoding class I SAM-dependent methyltransferase, whose amino-acid sequence MHKYRKTLYENYYSTHSGKTDVAIQQSHFDQQVRYFKWEFGNHLPTNKSIAILDIGCGFGSLIKALNELGYNQTTGIDLSPEQVKMAEHFGVKNIQQADAHDFLQNENAKFDVIFAVDLIEHLSKDELVDFLQRLKSGLKPGGKIILRTPNMDAPLAGVFAFADFTHEVFLNKASAMQLLHSVGFTKVAVSEGIMYNESPIKEFVRKIGWFCTRTWLKAMLFFSARTWDEVVFSPNIVVEGESL is encoded by the coding sequence ATGCACAAGTATCGCAAAACCCTATACGAGAATTATTATTCAACCCATTCGGGCAAAACGGATGTGGCCATTCAACAGTCTCATTTCGACCAACAAGTTCGCTATTTTAAATGGGAGTTTGGGAACCATCTTCCCACCAACAAATCCATTGCTATTTTGGACATTGGTTGTGGTTTTGGCTCGCTCATAAAAGCCCTAAACGAACTGGGTTACAATCAAACTACGGGTATAGACTTGAGTCCGGAACAGGTAAAAATGGCCGAACATTTTGGGGTGAAAAATATACAACAAGCGGATGCTCATGATTTTTTACAAAATGAAAACGCAAAGTTTGATGTCATTTTTGCCGTTGATTTAATTGAGCATTTGAGCAAAGATGAACTGGTTGATTTTCTTCAACGATTAAAATCTGGTTTGAAACCCGGCGGAAAAATTATATTGCGAACACCCAACATGGATGCACCATTGGCCGGAGTTTTTGCTTTTGCCGATTTTACGCATGAGGTTTTTTTAAATAAGGCTTCCGCTATGCAACTATTGCATTCTGTAGGTTTTACAAAAGTTGCTGTTTCTGAGGGCATCATGTACAACGAAAGTCCGATAAAAGAATTTGTTCGAAAGATAGGCTGGTTTTGCACAAGAACATGGCTAAAAGCAATGCTTTTCTTTTCGGCTCGCACCTGGGACGAGGTTGTGTTTTCGCCCAATATTGTGGTGGAGGGGGAGTCTTTATAG
- a CDS encoding ion transporter, whose translation MRTLDKKHLTRKEKWREIIFEADTSDARLFDVILLWVILFSVFIVMLSSVDSIQTHYGSILKIAEWFFTIVFSIEYFLRIYLSPNPRKYILSFWGIIDLLSTIPTYLSLFIFGPQYLLTIRTLRLLRVFRIMQLTSYSREANSLGKAIKASGAKITVFFGAILIVVIIMGTLMFVIEGPENGFSSIPRGIYWAIVTITTVGYGDITPNTILGQVLSSTLMILGYAVITVPTGIVSVEYADQKRNNKEIQPKNGCKNCQTTNDLDAKFCKHCGENLTEN comes from the coding sequence GTGCGAACGTTAGATAAAAAACATTTAACCCGAAAAGAAAAATGGCGTGAAATCATTTTTGAAGCCGACACTTCAGATGCTCGGCTGTTTGATGTAATCCTGCTCTGGGTAATTCTTTTTAGTGTATTTATTGTGATGCTGAGCAGTGTTGATTCTATTCAAACTCATTATGGCTCCATTTTAAAAATTGCTGAATGGTTTTTTACCATTGTTTTTAGCATCGAATATTTTTTGCGAATTTATCTCAGTCCAAACCCTCGAAAATATATTCTTAGTTTTTGGGGTATCATTGATTTGTTGAGCACCATTCCCACCTATCTAAGCCTTTTTATTTTTGGCCCACAATATCTGCTTACCATCCGAACATTGAGGTTGCTTCGGGTTTTTCGTATTATGCAACTTACCAGCTACAGCAGAGAGGCCAACTCGTTGGGTAAAGCCATAAAAGCCAGTGGGGCAAAAATTACTGTGTTTTTTGGGGCAATTCTAATAGTGGTAATCATTATGGGTACGCTCATGTTTGTAATAGAAGGTCCGGAAAACGGTTTTAGCAGTATTCCACGAGGAATATATTGGGCCATTGTAACCATCACAACCGTTGGCTACGGCGACATAACTCCAAACACCATATTGGGGCAAGTTTTGTCTTCAACCCTAATGATTTTGGGATATGCCGTCATAACTGTTCCCACCGGAATTGTGAGCGTAGAGTATGCCGATCAAAAAAGAAATAATAAAGAAATTCAACCTAAAAATGGTTGTAAAAACTGCCAAACCACAAATGATTTGGATGCCAAATTCTGCAAACATTGTGGGGAGAATTTAACCGAAAATTAA
- the serS gene encoding serine--tRNA ligase, producing the protein MLEIQQLRTNYEDIKTRLSKRGKDFEPQLKQAIDLDEKRRATQTQLDGFLAEMNNIAKEIGNLFKDGKRDEAEVLKAKTGEIKEQSKVLENELRSISDELNNLLTQIPNAPYKKVVFGKTAEDNEVVLTHGEKPNLTQSIPHWELAAKYDLIDFELGVKITGAGFPVYKGKGARLQRALINFFLDEALAQGYSEIQPPIFINEASGFGTGQLPDKEGQMYHATIDNLYAIPTAEVPITNIYRDVILNEEDLPIRNVGYTPCFRREAGSYGKDVRGLNRLHQFDKVEIVQIAHPNNSYEILEQMSSYVQSLLQKLGLHYRVLRLCGGDMGFTSAMTYDMEVFSAAQEKWLEVSSVSCFGTFQSNRLKLRFRDKDNNKQLCHTLNGSALALPRIVAALLENNQTENGIKMPEVLHKYLGFEVID; encoded by the coding sequence ATGTTAGAAATTCAGCAACTTAGAACCAATTATGAAGATATTAAAACACGTTTGAGCAAACGCGGAAAAGACTTTGAACCGCAGTTGAAACAGGCCATTGATTTGGATGAAAAACGTAGAGCAACTCAAACACAATTGGACGGTTTTTTGGCTGAAATGAACAACATTGCCAAAGAAATTGGCAATCTTTTTAAGGACGGAAAACGTGATGAGGCAGAGGTTTTGAAGGCTAAAACCGGTGAAATAAAAGAGCAATCGAAAGTGCTCGAAAATGAATTAAGAAGCATTAGTGATGAGCTGAATAATTTATTGACCCAAATACCAAATGCACCCTATAAGAAAGTGGTTTTTGGAAAGACTGCCGAAGACAACGAGGTGGTTTTAACGCATGGCGAAAAGCCCAACTTGACCCAAAGCATACCACATTGGGAGTTGGCCGCCAAATACGATTTGATTGATTTTGAATTGGGTGTGAAAATAACCGGAGCCGGTTTTCCGGTGTATAAAGGCAAAGGTGCAAGGTTGCAAAGGGCTCTAATCAATTTCTTTTTGGATGAGGCCTTGGCACAAGGATATTCGGAAATCCAACCTCCCATTTTTATTAATGAGGCATCGGGTTTTGGCACAGGGCAACTGCCTGATAAAGAGGGCCAAATGTATCATGCCACCATCGATAATTTATATGCCATACCTACGGCAGAAGTGCCAATAACCAACATATACCGAGATGTAATTTTGAACGAAGAAGACCTACCGATTCGCAATGTTGGATATACGCCATGTTTTAGACGTGAGGCCGGAAGTTATGGCAAAGACGTGCGTGGATTGAACCGTTTGCATCAGTTTGATAAAGTTGAAATTGTGCAAATTGCTCACCCAAACAACTCATACGAAATTTTAGAACAAATGAGCAGTTACGTGCAAAGTTTGCTTCAAAAGTTGGGCTTGCATTATCGGGTGCTCCGTTTGTGTGGGGGTGATATGGGCTTTACCAGTGCCATGACCTACGATATGGAGGTTTTTTCGGCTGCACAAGAAAAATGGCTTGAGGTAAGTTCCGTTTCTTGTTTTGGAACATTTCAAAGCAACCGTTTAAAACTGCGTTTTAGAGATAAAGACAACAACAAACAATTGTGCCATACATTGAACGGAAGTGCGTTGGCTCTACCAAGAATTGTGGCTGCTTTGTTGGAGAATAATCAAACCGAAAACGGGATAAAAATGCCCGAAGTGTTGCACAAATACTTGGGCTTCGAGGTGATTGACTGA
- a CDS encoding ribonuclease HII gives MLLFGIDKNRLEAGCDEAGRGCLAGPVSAAAVILHPKKKIAALNDSKKLTARQREKLRPEIEEKAMAWAVAMVWPEEIDKINILNASIKAMHLALENLKTQPDFILVDGNRFKPFKDILHQTVVKGDGKYQNIAAASILAKTHRDEYMMKLHHEFPHYNWAKNMGYPTLEHRLKIAEFGITEHHRKSFKTTTLQLNLWE, from the coding sequence GTGCTTCTTTTTGGAATAGATAAAAATAGGTTGGAAGCCGGATGCGATGAGGCCGGAAGAGGTTGTTTGGCCGGTCCGGTAAGTGCCGCTGCAGTTATTCTGCATCCGAAAAAAAAGATTGCCGCTCTAAACGATTCTAAAAAACTAACTGCACGTCAACGCGAAAAGCTGAGACCTGAAATTGAAGAAAAAGCAATGGCATGGGCGGTTGCCATGGTTTGGCCGGAAGAGATAGACAAAATCAACATCCTTAATGCTTCTATAAAAGCCATGCATTTGGCATTGGAAAATCTAAAAACACAACCCGATTTTATTTTGGTTGACGGAAACCGCTTTAAACCATTCAAAGATATTTTGCATCAAACGGTGGTAAAAGGCGACGGAAAATATCAGAATATTGCCGCGGCCTCCATACTGGCAAAAACCCATCGGGATGAATATATGATGAAGCTACACCATGAATTTCCACATTATAATTGGGCTAAAAACATGGGCTACCCAACGCTTGAACACCGCCTAAAAATTGCCGAATTTGGCATCACCGAACACCATCGAAAGTCATTTAAAACAACTACATTGCAACTCAATTTATGGGAATAA
- a CDS encoding Ldh family oxidoreductase: MSVEYHNIKATDLLNLTKAIFQKMGCTAEDAALAAEVLQSADLRGIDSHGVARLSGYVRLWKAGRINAQAKPKIIHQTHTTATLDGDGGLGLTNASKAMDIAIEMAEKHGSGWVAIQNSNHFGIAGYHAMKALKHDMIGMALTNASPLVAPTFSKERLLGTNPICYAIPAGKRNAVVIDMATSAAANGKLEIAQRQNKPIPKGWLQDKDGNDTDNPADLKGGGSLLPLGSHKEMGSHKGYGLSAFVDIFSGVLSGANYGPWVPPFVSFLPLADGMPGQGIGHFVGAMRVDGFRPIEDFKQNMDNWIDRFSNAQTIAGKEKVIIPGQPEQAMFEERVNSGIPIIDAVYQDLKEVCIDLGVSADSFGGFKI, from the coding sequence ATGTCGGTAGAATACCACAACATCAAGGCAACTGATTTATTAAACCTAACTAAAGCTATTTTCCAGAAAATGGGATGCACTGCCGAAGATGCAGCTTTGGCCGCTGAAGTATTGCAAAGTGCCGACCTGCGTGGCATTGACTCGCACGGCGTGGCTCGATTGAGTGGCTATGTTCGCCTATGGAAGGCAGGCCGAATAAACGCCCAAGCCAAACCAAAAATAATACATCAAACGCACACTACCGCCACACTTGACGGCGATGGTGGTCTCGGGCTTACCAATGCATCAAAGGCTATGGACATTGCCATTGAAATGGCTGAAAAACATGGTAGCGGATGGGTAGCCATTCAAAACTCGAATCATTTTGGTATTGCAGGCTATCATGCCATGAAAGCCTTAAAACACGATATGATTGGCATGGCTTTGACCAATGCCAGCCCGCTGGTAGCACCAACTTTCAGCAAAGAACGATTGCTCGGCACCAACCCAATTTGCTATGCAATACCGGCTGGAAAACGAAATGCAGTGGTGATTGATATGGCTACCTCGGCGGCTGCCAATGGGAAATTGGAAATAGCCCAACGGCAAAACAAACCCATTCCTAAAGGTTGGCTTCAGGATAAAGATGGAAACGATACCGACAATCCGGCTGACTTAAAAGGTGGCGGAAGTCTGCTACCATTAGGCAGTCACAAAGAAATGGGGAGCCACAAGGGGTATGGGTTGTCGGCCTTTGTAGATATTTTTAGTGGGGTGCTCAGCGGTGCTAATTATGGTCCGTGGGTGCCACCATTTGTAAGTTTTTTGCCACTAGCAGACGGCATGCCCGGCCAGGGAATCGGCCATTTTGTGGGAGCCATGAGGGTGGATGGTTTTAGACCCATTGAAGATTTTAAACAGAATATGGACAATTGGATTGACCGATTTAGCAATGCCCAAACTATTGCTGGTAAAGAAAAAGTAATCATTCCCGGCCAACCTGAGCAAGCCATGTTTGAAGAGCGTGTAAATTCAGGAATCCCAATTATTGATGCGGTTTATCAGGATTTGAAAGAGGTTTGTATAGATTTGGGAGTGAGTGCCGATAGTTTTGGTGGCTTTAAGATTTGA
- a CDS encoding VOC family protein: protein MNTQNNHINYIEFKAQNLAEIKRFYTHCFGWTFADYGPDYIAFDNSGLQGGFEYSDEKNSNGVLVVLYHENLEEIRNKIVAEGGRLIEDIFSFPGGKRFHFQDPSGNELAVWSD from the coding sequence ATGAATACACAAAACAATCACATCAACTACATTGAATTTAAAGCCCAAAATTTGGCCGAAATAAAAAGGTTTTATACTCACTGTTTTGGTTGGACTTTTGCCGACTACGGCCCCGACTATATTGCTTTTGATAACAGCGGGTTGCAGGGAGGTTTTGAGTATTCTGACGAAAAAAATAGTAACGGCGTTCTGGTGGTTTTATATCACGAAAATTTGGAGGAGATCAGAAACAAAATTGTGGCTGAAGGTGGCCGCCTGATAGAAGATATTTTTTCGTTTCCTGGTGGCAAACGGTTTCATTTTCAGGATCCTTCGGGCAATGAACTTGCCGTTTGGTCAGACTAA